A stretch of DNA from Thiohalorhabdus sp. Cl-TMA:
CTGACCATGCTGGAGGTGGACCCGGCCGGTCTCGACAAGTTGGACCAGAAATTGCTTTCCGCCCTGATCGGCAAATTCGAGGGCGGTCCGGTGGGCCTCTCCAACCTGGCGGCGGCCATCGGCGAGGAGGCGGACACTATCGAGGACGTCCTCGAGCCCTACCTGATCCAGGAGGGCTACGTGCAGCGCACCGCCCGCGGCCGTTGCGCCACGGGGCTCGCCTACAGCCACATGGGCTTCGTCCGGCAGGAGCCGGGCGCGGATGACGGCCAGGGGCACCTGCTTTGACGGGGCCGTGCCCCGCGCCCCGGAAGAGGAGGGCTTGAATGTCGGTTGTCGGCGAGTGGCCGGTGCGGGTGTATTACGAGGACACCGACCACGGCGGCGGTGTCTATTACGCCAACTACCTCAAGTATTTCGAGCGGGGGCGCACGGAACTTCTGCGTGCCCTGGGCTTCGAACAGGACGACCTGATGGGGCGCGAAGGACTGCTGTTCGTTGTCCGCAAGGTGGAGGCGGACTACCTGCGCCCGGCGGTATTCAACGATCGTCTCCGGGTGGTTACCGAGGTGGCCGATCTGGGGCGGGCCCGCGTGGATTTCGAGCAGTCGGTCCTGCGCGAGGGGGAAACGAAGCCCCTGTGCCGGGGGCGCGTGCAGGTGGCCTGCGTCGGCGCCGGAGATTTCCGGCCCAGCCCGATTCCGGAGGCGGTCCGGCGGGCACTGGGCTTCGGCGAGGCGTGAGCCGACCCTGGCGGGTTATTGAGAAACGGTACGCGGCGCCCCGCACCCGTTTCTCAATAGCCTGATAACCGAGGAGAGCAGGACTTTATGGAAGGGGAGACCGCTTATACCGCCTGGGACCTGATCCTCGGGGCCGGCCTGGTAGTGCAGATCGTCATGCTGCTCCTGGTGCTGGCCTCCGTGGTGTCCTGGGTGATCATCTACGTCAAGAGCCGGCAGATGGTGGCCACCGCCCGGGCGGAAGCCGCCTTCTCCGGCCTGTATCACCAGGCCCGCGACCTGGACCAACTGGTGGCCAACGTCAATCGCCAGGATGCGGCGGCCGCCAGCGGATCGGCCTCCGTGCTGCGCTCCGGCTACCGCCAGTTCCAGCGCCTCCGGGACGAGGGGCTGCCCCTGCCGGATCTGCGCGAGGCCGGCCGCCGCGCCATGCGGGTGGCCATGAGCGAGGAGGTGGACCGGCTCGATAGCAGCCTGGCCATTCTCGCCGTGATTTCCTCCAGTGCCCCCTTCGT
This window harbors:
- the ybgC gene encoding tol-pal system-associated acyl-CoA thioesterase, which gives rise to MSVVGEWPVRVYYEDTDHGGGVYYANYLKYFERGRTELLRALGFEQDDLMGREGLLFVVRKVEADYLRPAVFNDRLRVVTEVADLGRARVDFEQSVLREGETKPLCRGRVQVACVGAGDFRPSPIPEAVRRALGFGEA
- the tolQ gene encoding protein TolQ, which codes for MEGETAYTAWDLILGAGLVVQIVMLLLVLASVVSWVIIYVKSRQMVATARAEAAFSGLYHQARDLDQLVANVNRQDAAAASGSASVLRSGYRQFQRLRDEGLPLPDLREAGRRAMRVAMSEEVDRLDSSLAILAVISSSAPFVGLFGTVWGIMNSFQNIGATGQATLAVVAPGIAEALIATAFGLAAAIPSVIGYNMLTRRVEHHQTRLENFMDDLTGVLERQVRS